A genomic segment from Thermococcus sp. LS1 encodes:
- the gatE gene encoding Glu-tRNA(Gln) amidotransferase subunit GatE, which translates to MTMAYDYEKLGLKVGLEIHRQLDTKKLFSPVPSELSDEVEFTFQRRLRPTISELGEIDPAALEEFKKGRTYIYEGSYELADLVYIDEEPPHMPDEEALKVALQISYLLNATPVDEVHFMRKIVIDGSNVSGFQRTAIIAMNGKVDTPWGSVGIPTVCLEEDACRIVERKDKEVIYRLDRLGIPLVEISTTPDIHHPEQAKVVAKYIGDALRATRKVKRGLGTIRQDLNVSIKGGARVEIKGVQELDMIPIIIEREIERQLKLLEIRDELRRRGVKPKDIKEEFYDVTEIFENTGSKIIARTIKKGGKVLAVKLPKFRGLIGKEIQPGRRLGTEMADRAKKYVKGIFHIDELPNYGITELEVNAVIEKLGLGEDDAFVLVAAEEETAKKALREVLQRAKEAIDGVPEETRRALPDGNTQYMRPLPGKARMYPETDIPPILITDELKDEILANLPELPQERVERYVKEYKIDKSLAETLVNDERDELFEELIAKGVKPSLAASILVVVLKGLKKEVPIENITDEHIRETFELYLNGKIAKEAFEEIFKELALHPEKTAQQVAEEKGLTLLSEEEVERIIDEVIQQNIEVIKAKGMGAMGMIMGRAMAKLRGRADGKLVSQLVKKKIQDLVTT; encoded by the coding sequence ATGACAATGGCGTACGATTACGAGAAGCTCGGTCTTAAAGTCGGTCTTGAAATCCACAGACAGCTCGACACCAAGAAGTTATTCTCACCCGTTCCGAGCGAGCTGAGCGACGAGGTGGAGTTCACCTTCCAGCGCCGTTTAAGGCCAACTATAAGCGAGCTCGGAGAGATTGATCCGGCCGCTCTAGAGGAGTTCAAGAAAGGGAGGACTTACATCTACGAGGGCAGTTACGAGCTGGCAGACCTCGTTTACATTGACGAAGAACCACCACATATGCCGGACGAAGAAGCCCTCAAGGTCGCCCTCCAGATTTCATACCTCCTTAACGCCACTCCCGTTGACGAGGTTCACTTCATGCGTAAAATCGTCATAGACGGCTCCAACGTCTCCGGCTTCCAGAGGACAGCGATAATAGCCATGAACGGAAAAGTTGACACGCCCTGGGGAAGCGTTGGAATTCCGACAGTCTGCCTTGAGGAGGATGCCTGTAGAATAGTGGAAAGGAAAGACAAGGAAGTAATCTACCGTCTCGACAGGCTAGGTATTCCTCTCGTTGAAATAAGCACGACTCCGGACATACACCACCCGGAGCAGGCAAAGGTAGTCGCCAAATACATAGGCGACGCTCTGAGGGCGACGAGGAAAGTCAAGCGCGGCCTTGGAACCATCAGGCAGGACCTCAACGTTTCGATAAAGGGCGGTGCTAGGGTAGAGATCAAGGGTGTCCAGGAGCTTGACATGATACCAATCATCATTGAGAGAGAAATCGAAAGGCAGCTCAAGCTCCTCGAAATTCGTGATGAGTTGAGGAGGCGTGGAGTCAAGCCCAAGGACATCAAAGAGGAGTTCTACGACGTCACTGAGATATTCGAGAACACCGGCTCTAAGATAATAGCGCGTACGATAAAGAAGGGTGGAAAGGTCCTCGCCGTTAAGCTCCCCAAGTTCCGCGGGCTCATCGGGAAAGAGATTCAGCCCGGCAGGAGGCTCGGAACGGAGATGGCCGACAGAGCCAAGAAATACGTGAAGGGCATCTTCCACATTGATGAGTTACCGAATTATGGAATTACAGAATTAGAGGTTAATGCAGTTATCGAAAAACTCGGTCTCGGCGAGGATGACGCCTTCGTCCTCGTCGCCGCAGAGGAGGAAACTGCCAAGAAAGCACTCCGCGAGGTTCTCCAGAGGGCGAAGGAGGCTATAGACGGCGTGCCGGAGGAAACAAGGAGAGCTTTGCCCGATGGAAACACCCAGTACATGCGCCCGCTTCCCGGTAAGGCGAGGATGTATCCTGAGACGGACATACCTCCAATACTCATCACCGACGAGCTGAAGGACGAGATACTTGCCAACCTGCCAGAGCTCCCACAGGAGAGGGTCGAGCGCTATGTGAAGGAGTACAAGATCGACAAGAGCCTTGCTGAAACCCTCGTGAACGACGAACGCGACGAGCTCTTCGAAGAGCTCATAGCGAAGGGCGTCAAGCCGTCCCTCGCTGCATCAATACTCGTCGTCGTACTCAAGGGTCTCAAGAAGGAGGTTCCCATCGAAAACATCACCGACGAGCACATCAGGGAGACTTTCGAGCTTTATCTCAACGGCAAGATAGCCAAGGAGGCCTTCGAGGAGATATTCAAGGAACTCGCGCTTCACCCGGAGAAGACGGCCCAGCAGGTTGCTGAAGAAAAGGGCCTGACGCTACTCAGCGAGGAGGAAGTTGAGCGCATAATAGACGAAGTCATCCAGCAGAACATCGAAGTCATAAAGGCTAAGGGTATGGGAGCGATGGGCATGATAATGGGCCGCGCTATGGCGAAGCTCCGCGGAAGGGCCGACGGAAAGCTCGTGAGCCAGCTCGTGAAGAAAAAGATTCAGGATTTGGTAACCACCTAA
- a CDS encoding DUF655 domain-containing protein: MDRYRRHSYRESLEKKRRNVEYEEYAYVLDYLPEGYTDLKTGRRTGKPVAQVIGEKAFTLLEVAPKEDLMLYERVFIGKGQRDKILMINKKIHYDDLTATAKAELPYVVEEIVKNNEERFVQFFNVAPPITNRLHSLELLPGIGKKHMWEIIEERKREPFKSFEDLRHRVKGLPDPAKMIAKRVVDELEGKDRYRLFVGSRRIFRV, encoded by the coding sequence ATGGATAGGTACCGGAGACATTCTTACAGGGAGAGCCTCGAAAAGAAGAGGCGGAATGTTGAGTATGAGGAATACGCCTACGTGCTGGACTATCTGCCGGAAGGATACACTGATCTGAAGACCGGTAGGAGGACTGGAAAGCCTGTAGCGCAGGTAATAGGTGAAAAGGCATTCACGCTTCTCGAGGTGGCTCCAAAGGAGGATCTGATGCTGTACGAGAGGGTATTCATAGGCAAGGGGCAGAGGGATAAGATTCTCATGATTAACAAGAAGATCCATTACGATGATCTCACTGCTACCGCTAAGGCCGAACTCCCCTACGTTGTGGAAGAGATAGTCAAGAACAATGAAGAGCGCTTTGTCCAGTTCTTCAACGTCGCCCCGCCGATAACCAACAGGCTCCACAGCCTCGAGCTTCTTCCGGGAATAGGTAAGAAGCACATGTGGGAAATCATAGAGGAGCGCAAGAGGGAGCCTTTCAAGAGCTTTGAGGATCTGAGGCACAGAGTTAAGGGTCTTCCCGATCCAGCAAAGATGATAGCCAAGCGCGTTGTTGATGAGCTTGAAGGGAAGGATCGCTACAGGCTCTTCGTTGGTTCCAGGAGGATATTCAGGGTATGA
- the gatD gene encoding Glu-tRNA(Gln) amidotransferase subunit GatD — MRKVERFMQEKGLNVGDYVRIIEKENGNESIYEGIVMNPYELSTGETLTLKLDNGYNIGILVDQIVSVEIIEKAKPREEVEFEEVFPKRPELPNVAILGTGGTIASRIDYKTGAVHPAFTAEELAKAVPEIFEIANITPKLLMNILSEDMRPAYWVRIAHEVAGMLNNGEDGVIIAHGTDTMAYTASALSFMLRDLGKPVILVGAQRSSDRPSSDAAMNLICSVRMATADFGEVAVVMHGETSDTYCLAHRGTKVRKMHTSRRDAFRSINDIPIARIWPGGEVEFLRKDYRRRTESEVWVDDEMEEKVALVKAFPGMSTEIIDFFVDKGYKGIVIEGTGLGHVPTYVIDSIQRATEEGVAVCMTSQCLYGRVNLNVYSTGRRLLKAGVIPCEDMLPETAYVKLMWVLGHTDDPKEVREMMLTNYAGEITPYTRFDTFLR, encoded by the coding sequence ATGCGCAAAGTTGAGCGGTTTATGCAGGAGAAGGGCCTCAATGTTGGAGATTACGTCAGAATAATCGAAAAGGAGAACGGAAACGAGAGCATATATGAAGGAATAGTCATGAACCCCTACGAGCTCTCCACCGGCGAGACGCTTACGCTCAAGCTTGACAATGGATACAACATTGGAATCCTCGTTGACCAGATAGTTTCAGTTGAAATCATCGAGAAGGCTAAGCCAAGGGAAGAAGTAGAGTTCGAGGAAGTGTTTCCGAAGAGACCGGAGCTTCCAAACGTTGCTATCCTCGGAACGGGCGGGACCATAGCGAGCAGGATAGACTACAAGACCGGCGCCGTCCACCCGGCTTTCACTGCGGAGGAACTTGCCAAAGCGGTTCCGGAGATTTTTGAAATAGCCAACATAACGCCGAAGCTCCTCATGAACATTCTCAGTGAGGACATGCGTCCTGCGTACTGGGTCAGGATAGCCCACGAAGTTGCGGGCATGCTGAACAACGGCGAGGACGGCGTCATCATAGCCCACGGAACGGATACGATGGCCTACACCGCATCGGCTTTGAGCTTCATGCTCAGGGATTTAGGCAAGCCGGTCATACTCGTCGGCGCCCAAAGAAGCTCGGACAGGCCGAGCAGCGACGCGGCGATGAACCTCATATGCTCCGTCAGAATGGCAACAGCTGATTTCGGCGAGGTCGCCGTTGTAATGCATGGAGAGACTAGCGACACATACTGCCTCGCTCACAGGGGAACCAAGGTCAGGAAGATGCACACTAGCAGGAGGGACGCCTTCAGGAGCATAAACGATATACCGATAGCCAGAATATGGCCGGGCGGTGAGGTCGAGTTCCTCAGAAAGGACTACCGCAGAAGGACTGAAAGCGAGGTCTGGGTCGACGACGAGATGGAGGAGAAGGTCGCTCTGGTAAAGGCCTTCCCCGGAATGAGCACCGAGATAATAGACTTCTTCGTGGACAAGGGCTACAAAGGCATAGTCATAGAGGGAACCGGTCTCGGCCACGTGCCGACCTATGTCATAGACTCAATACAACGCGCTACTGAGGAAGGCGTTGCCGTCTGCATGACGAGTCAGTGCCTCTACGGCAGGGTGAATCTCAACGTTTACTCCACTGGAAGAAGGCTCCTCAAGGCGGGCGTTATTCCGTGCGAAGATATGCTTCCAGAGACGGCTTACGTCAAGCTCATGTGGGTGCTCGGCCACACTGATGATCCAAAAGAAGTCAGGGAGATGATGCTCACGAACTACGCAGGCGAAATAACGCCCTACACAAGGTTTGACACGTTCCTGAGGTGA
- a CDS encoding 50S ribosomal protein L21e, which translates to MVQKSHSFRRKTRGKLSKKPRRRGLPPLTRFLQEFEVGQKVHIVIEPSYHKGMPDPRFHGRTGTVVGKRGDAYVVQIRDGGKIKTFFIHPVHLRAQKG; encoded by the coding sequence ATGGTTCAGAAGTCCCACAGCTTTAGGAGGAAGACCAGGGGGAAGCTCAGCAAGAAGCCGAGGAGGAGAGGTCTCCCGCCGCTCACCAGGTTCCTCCAGGAGTTTGAGGTCGGGCAGAAGGTTCACATCGTCATCGAGCCGAGCTACCACAAGGGCATGCCCGACCCGAGGTTCCACGGAAGGACCGGAACCGTTGTCGGCAAGCGTGGCGACGCCTACGTCGTCCAGATTAGGGACGGCGGCAAGATAAAGACCTTCTTCATCCACCCGGTCCACCTCAGGGCTCAGAAGGGATGA
- a CDS encoding tRNA pseudouridine(54/55) synthase Pus10 yields the protein MIVEKAEKVLEAHSLCDHCLGRLFARLGRGTNEERGKAIRFVVNMERSAKGLEPIEEATKCELCRNVFERIPELVELMENVSEGIEFDTFLVGSRFSEEIKEIEKVLWEEFGIDTGEPINREFNRELGKAFGLATGKDTSKTPDVVFIVEPYSGKIELQINPLYIYGRYRKLVRGIPQTPLPEFEESVASIICRPFSRAARGKCVFKGAGREDVDVRMLGNGRPFILEIKGPKKRKLDLEAIAKEINANGKVEVLDLRFVTAKEAEEVLTKNHRKEYLALVLVEDGVTPEEAEKVARELRGLEIHQRTPWRVRKARADKVRVKRVHEAKARWIDEKHFELRLITDGGLYIKELISGDKGRTRPSVSDLLGKPSWCERLDVLNILDE from the coding sequence ATGATAGTCGAGAAGGCCGAAAAGGTTCTTGAAGCACATAGCCTCTGCGACCACTGCCTCGGCAGGCTCTTTGCCCGGCTTGGAAGAGGTACTAACGAGGAACGCGGGAAGGCAATAAGGTTCGTCGTTAACATGGAGCGCTCCGCGAAAGGATTAGAGCCAATAGAAGAGGCTACGAAGTGTGAGCTCTGCAGGAACGTTTTTGAGAGGATTCCCGAACTCGTTGAACTCATGGAAAATGTGAGCGAAGGGATAGAGTTCGACACTTTTTTAGTCGGTTCCCGCTTCTCCGAGGAGATAAAGGAGATAGAAAAAGTCCTCTGGGAAGAGTTCGGTATAGACACTGGCGAGCCCATAAACAGAGAATTCAACCGCGAGCTTGGCAAGGCTTTTGGCCTCGCAACTGGAAAGGATACTTCAAAAACTCCTGATGTTGTTTTCATAGTCGAGCCATATTCGGGGAAGATCGAACTTCAGATAAATCCCCTCTACATTTATGGCCGCTATAGAAAGCTTGTTAGGGGTATTCCGCAGACGCCCCTCCCGGAATTCGAGGAGAGCGTTGCGTCTATAATCTGCCGTCCATTCTCTAGGGCCGCGAGAGGAAAGTGCGTCTTTAAGGGCGCCGGCAGGGAGGATGTTGACGTTAGGATGCTCGGCAATGGCAGGCCCTTCATCCTCGAGATAAAAGGTCCAAAGAAAAGGAAGCTCGATCTCGAGGCTATAGCAAAGGAGATAAACGCGAACGGAAAGGTAGAGGTTCTTGACCTTCGTTTTGTGACCGCTAAGGAGGCTGAGGAAGTTCTCACAAAGAACCACCGGAAGGAATACCTCGCCCTGGTTCTCGTCGAAGATGGTGTAACTCCTGAGGAAGCCGAGAAAGTGGCGAGAGAGCTTAGAGGGCTTGAGATACACCAAAGAACACCTTGGCGCGTGAGGAAGGCAAGAGCCGACAAAGTAAGGGTCAAGAGAGTTCACGAAGCGAAGGCAAGATGGATAGACGAGAAGCACTTTGAGCTGAGGTTAATCACCGATGGCGGCCTTTACATCAAGGAGCTCATCTCGGGTGATAAAGGAAGAACCAGGCCTTCCGTCAGCGACCTCCTCGGGAAGCCATCTTGGTGCGAAAGGTTGGATGTTCTGAACATCCTCGATGAGTGA
- a CDS encoding transcriptional regulator, giving the protein MMTRRQRIIKLLEERDYSPGELAVALELRGRGAKKVILEDLKAIQKTLKHEGKVLLIKPAECRKCGFIFRPEINIPSRCPRCKSEWIEEPRFKITPK; this is encoded by the coding sequence ATGATGACTCGTAGGCAGCGCATAATAAAGCTTTTGGAGGAGCGCGATTACTCACCGGGTGAGCTGGCAGTAGCATTAGAACTCCGCGGCAGAGGGGCGAAGAAGGTAATCCTCGAAGACCTGAAGGCCATACAAAAGACCCTCAAGCATGAGGGAAAGGTGCTTCTAATAAAGCCCGCCGAGTGCAGAAAGTGCGGCTTCATCTTCAGGCCGGAGATAAACATACCCTCCCGCTGTCCGAGGTGCAAGTCAGAGTGGATAGAGGAGCCGAGATTTAAGATAACACCTAAGTGA
- a CDS encoding RNA polymerase Rpb4 family protein: protein MIGRKKLEERYLTIAETKELLERRKAEGMEENPEEPMFYEARVSLEHAERFAKLKPEQAVELKEKLIGLFEWLDERLAAKLVDLMPEDYFDIRVIFTKEDYMPTREEAEEIIKLLDDYRE from the coding sequence ATGATAGGAAGGAAAAAGCTCGAGGAGCGTTATCTTACCATAGCGGAGACCAAAGAGCTCCTCGAGAGGCGTAAGGCCGAGGGTATGGAGGAGAACCCGGAGGAGCCAATGTTCTACGAGGCCAGGGTTAGCCTGGAACATGCCGAGCGCTTTGCCAAGCTCAAGCCTGAGCAGGCCGTTGAGCTAAAGGAGAAGCTCATAGGCCTCTTCGAGTGGCTCGACGAGAGGCTGGCAGCTAAGCTCGTTGACCTCATGCCAGAAGACTACTTCGACATCCGTGTTATCTTTACCAAGGAAGACTACATGCCTACCCGGGAAGAGGCTGAGGAGATAATAAAGCTCCTCGACGACTACAGGGAGTGA